GTTGACCCGACTTCAGGGCAGCCAAAATTACTTGCGCAGGGCTGCTCGAATTAGAAAGTTGCAAAGAAGAACAGACCTTCTGGATTGTGGAGGCTCTTCTTTCCGCAGCAAATAAACGCATCACATTCGAATGAAACGGGACAAGCAGGCCGTACAGCGATTTCGCGTTCGAGATGTGAGAGAACGTCAAAAGATCCGACATCCGCTCTTTTAAGGCTTCTTCATCCACCACGTCCTTCGCTTCTGTAGTCTTCTTCCTGGCCTCCCCGCCATCCAGATGTTGTTGGATTCTCCGCTTCAGAAGTCGAAGCTCTTTGTATGCCATGTCATTCAGCCCCAGGGAGATCAGTTTTCCCGCAAGAACACACAAGCCCTGCTCAAGCTGCATGTTCGGGAACTGTTCGTTCCCTACGTCATTCTTGAGAGTGCGCAGTGTGGACAAAGAAAGCCTGGCGCACTCCGCAGCCGAGATGATGCCCGCGTCGGGGCCATTGGCAGTATCGGGGGTAGCGTTCTGGCGCTTGGCTGCATTGATCTTTGCGGCATCCGTGAGGGTCTTTAATGTGGTATTGAATACTTCCGTAGCAAAGACCAGCTTCTCCTGACATGACAACGCTGCCGCGTCGTAATCGCCCAGTGATTGCAGCGTCGTATCATTCGCAGATTTTGTCTTTGTTGCGCGGGAAGTTCTCGTTCGACTCTGCGCCGGAGCTGGTTCTCTTGTAGATTTTGTGCGTTTCGTGGATTTCTCGGGCATCTTTGGCGACCCGCGGAGGAGTGTTTGGAGGGACAACACGGTAGCGTCGGAGCATGTTGTCGTTGAGCGGAGGGCCTGTTTCATGGACTCTGTTAGAGAGCTGGCCGGCAGGACGGTGACCGCCATTTTCTTTGTCGATTTGTTGAAGCTGCAGGACTGAGGTTATCGCTCGCGTCGAGCCTTTGATGTGCAATCGCTATCGGCCGGACACTTTAAACGGAGGTTGTCGCAGCAACAACAACGCTATGCCTTATTGGGCGTTCACAGCCTCATCGCCTCAGGCATTCACGACCTCAACTTTTCCCGCTTCTGAAGATCGACTGTTGCTCCTAGACGCAAACAGAGGCTATGGCTTTCGGATTCAGATCCTTTGTGCTTAGCAGACGGATATCTTCCGCATATTTTACTCTAAATGCTACCAAACAATGCCGCGCTCCGTCTGGGCGCTCATATTCGACCTCCGATCATCTTCCGAAGATCGCAAACACATCAGTATGGACAGCAATGATTCCCCGATTTCTTCGGCGTGGCAGAGCGCGCAAGGACTCTGCGAAAGAAATATCTAAAGAATGGAACCCGGCGACGTTCTACATCATCATGTTCACATTGATCGGCTCGCAGGCCATTCGCATGCTTACTTTGAAGAACGGTTATGCGGCGTATACTCGGACGACGGATGCGAAGATCGAGCTTCTAGCAGAGATTATTGCACGAGTCAAGAGTGGAGAAAAGGTGGATGTGGAGAAGTTGCTGGGAACCGGCGATGAGGCAAAGGAACGAGAGTGGGATGAAGGTATATTAACCTATATCCGGCTGTTCTATTCTATGATTGGTGTCTGACTATTTCTCTCTAGTATTGCGCGATATTGAAGCCGAAGATTCCCTATGGCATGAGAAGAAGACGGCCCAGTCAAAAACAGAGAAGGTCCAGGAGCCCGAGAAAGAACAAAAGCAGCCCGCACAGCCTTCGGAAGACCAAGTCACCGAGGAGCCTGTTAAGACAGAGTCTATGCGAAAGCTTAGGTTCTATTGAATGGGGTCAAAAGATGGTCTTCATCAAGGACGACCTCAATGATGTCGGATTGATCTTCTGGATCACCATGGGATTTCTTTCGATCCGCGATAACTGGGGTTTTACCACGCATGGGCCCAGTCCATGACCGATATATCCTCAAAGGTATAAATGTAACATTACCTGTACAGGGAATCCTTCCTTGGGAGTAGATTCCGATACCCTTTTGTGAGCTTGTAACCCTTGCTTCATATACAAACTTTTCCCAACCTGGATTGACCAACTCAAAAGCCAGAATATACATTGTAGTTAAGTGCAGATCACAAGATCAAATGCACCAAAATTATTCCCTGGCCTGAGCGGATTTGATCTGCTCTCAAGGCATGACTTGGATCAACCACAAACTACACATGTCCAGGCTTAGACCTCACATGACAAAACAGTAGAATATCAACCCAATCCAGATCTAGATTGATACATACACCATAATCAGAGCCCTCTAAGACAACCCACACACCTTCTTTCCAAATCTATTTGCTGTTGATACAATGCAAACAAAGGTGGTCTCGATgcaaaagggggggggaatgCACATCCCAAGTCAAGCCTAACTAAACAACAAAGAGGGCGGGATATGACAAGAATCCGAAAGAAGTGTGAGAAAGATCTCATGCTAAACCGAAGGAAAGATAGACCTTAACCAAATGAAAAATGAGAAACATATCGCTAGTAAAAAAGAACCGAAGAAATACAAACCGGAAATGCCTGGTTCACTAGATAACAGCAAGCCTCTCTACTTCGTGCTTTGCAGGAACTTGGGCCAGTTCTCAGACCGTGGGACCTGTACCCGGCCAATGTTCTGGTCAAGGTCAAGGATAAGCTTGAGCGCGTTCCTTGACCGGAGGTAAGGCAGAGGTGCCTTAGCACCCTGTCCGCCAACACTAGGCTCGACGTGGCCGGTGGGTGTGATGGCCTCGCCCTCACCAGGCATGGGGAAGGTTTTCTGCAGGACCTCGTAGGCGGCCAGGGTGAAACCAAACTGAGGTGAAGAACGCATGATACGAGCGGGCCCACCCTTGAAGAAGGCAGCCAGACCCTCTTCTTTCCAGACGGTGGCAGCGCAGTGGCGGAGACCGTTGTACTTGGTTTCACCCTTGCGGGCTTCGACCTGCAGACGGGTTTTGATGACGTCGCATGGTGTGGTGAGGTAGGCGGCGGGCATTCCGGCGATGGCACCGGCGGTGAGAAGCTGGACAACGCCGAGCTTGTTTGTAGCGGTTTCGCCGAAGAAGTCGGACTTCAAGTGCGCATATGTGGGGAAGTAGATGGCCGAGAAGGGGACATCACGAAGGAGACAGGCGGTGGCTCCCTTGTACAGGCCTACCAAGCCCAGATTCTTGACAATCCAGAGGGCTGAGCGGCGAGGGGCACCCTCAACGTTCTTTGCGATTTCACCTTGGACCTGAAGACGGATCTTCACAATCTCAAGGGGATTTGTGAAGACGACTTGACAGGCACCAGCAGCTCCACCGGCCAGAACCTCTCGGCTGTACTTGATCCGGTTGGTATCCTTGTCTGTGAAGTAGCCACGAACGAGATCGTTCACAGTCAGCTTGATAGCCTTTTCGGGTGCCACGCCAATCAGCTGAGGAATGACACCAGAGTACAAGCCAGTGAAACCCTCGTTGCGGATAACCTTCCTAGCGCAATCGAGGGAGTTGTTGTACAGTCTCTCGCCAGGGCGAGATGAACGCTGGTTCTGCAGGCGGGTCTTGACCAAATCAATGGGGTAGACCATGAAAGCACCAAAGGCACCAGCAACACTACCCAAAGCAAAGTGGTGTACAGACTCAAGAACGCTGTGAAGCACACTCTTAGTCTTCTCGGCAACTTCATGTCCAGTAGACAAGGCCTGGTTTACAGCGATCACGGGGATACGCCATGAAGCATCAATGACCTTGGCGAAGTCTTTCTGAGAGAGACGTCCCGAAGGCGCATCCAGTCCAGCGAAGTGGAACAGAATATCAGCCTCCATGGGTGTGAACTGGGAAAAACGGGTGACTCGAGCGGCCTCGTTAAGGAAGTCGGCACGAGTGATCTTACCATCGGTGCTCTTCTTTGTTGCTTCGCGGACAACCAAATCAATGATATCCATCTCGCGCATGATGTTCTGGAAAGCACGGACATTGGCATATGAGATGCGGTTGCTGGTCGAGATGTTGCACAGAGTGGGGAGGTTTTCCAGGACATGGTCGGACAGTTTGTGTTTTGAGGTCTCGAGGATAATGCGTTGGAATTCCTCGGGCTGGATAAAGCCATCACCATCCTTGTCGAAGATGTGGAAAGCTTGGCGGATGCGCTCACCCTGCAAACCGCGCAGCATCTGGGCGAATTGGGGGTAGGTCATGTCATGGCGAGACTTGGAGCGGCCTCCGTAGAGCGATGCCCATTCTGAGTTCCAATCAAAGGGAATGCTGTCAGCACTCTTGTTCATATTGTACAATCCCTGCACGGCATCGAATTTGACGCTGCCAGTTCCATCGTAGTCGAAGAGACGAAAGGCGATCTCGTACTCGGCGTCGGGCTTCGCGAGGAGATATTCGAAGGAGGCCCAGTCGGAAATATTCAGCTTGCCCGCTCTCCGTCGGTCTGCAACGCTGAAAAGAATGCCATATTGTTCGCGCTTAATCTTGTGCTGTTTGGAAGAAACCAGGTCAGCAATTGCGAAGATTTCAGTACCTTTGCGGTCCCTGGTGACACTTACATAGTCTTCCTGTTTGGGTGCCACGGCATTAATAAAGTTCTCTTCGTCCATGAAGAGGTCACCGTTCTCGTCCTTTTGCGCATGGCGGACAAAGTTCGCCCGCGATTGGTGGGACAAGTGAGGTGCCTCTGTGCTGCCCAGGAGTGATTCCTTCACAACTTCCGTTACGCTGGCCATTGTGTATGTCCAAGTTAACTTTTGAGTATTAAACGACAAAAATCCACAGCACAAAAGAGAAAACCCGGGGGAAGGAAGGGATCGAGGGATGTGGAGAAGGGGAGATTTGAGTCAATAGAAAAGTTATGAAGTTATGATAATATAATGAAATGAGCCCACTTGACAAAGTTTTCGGCCTTCTCCTCACAGTACTTCGTATTGCAATAGATAATTATGGATTATCAAATAGACTTGGTGTTAAACATTTTAATTTATTTCATGCCTTGTCTTGGCCAcgttgaatttttttttttaaag
Above is a window of Penicillium digitatum chromosome 2, complete sequence DNA encoding:
- a CDS encoding Mitochondrial carrier protein, putative produces the protein MASVTEVVKESLLGSTEAPHLSHQSRANFVRHAQKDENGDLFMDEENFINAVAPKQEDYHKIKREQYGILFSVADRRRAGKLNISDWASFEYLLAKPDAEYEIAFRLFDYDGTGSVKFDAVQGLYNMNKSADSIPFDWNSEWASLYGGRSKSRHDMTYPQFAQMLRGLQGERIRQAFHIFDKDGDGFIQPEEFQRIILETSKHKLSDHVLENLPTLCNISTSNRISYANVRAFQNIMREMDIIDLVVREATKKSTDGKITRADFLNEAARVTRFSQFTPMEADILFHFAGLDAPSGRLSQKDFAKVIDASWRIPVIAVNQALSTGHEVAEKTKSVLHSVLESVHHFALGSVAGAFGAFMVYPIDLVKTRLQNQRSSRPGERLYNNSLDCARKVIRNEGFTGLYSGVIPQLIGVAPEKAIKLTVNDLVRGYFTDKDTNRIKYSREVLAGGAAGACQVVFTNPLEIVKIRLQVQGEIAKNVEGAPRRSALWIVKNLGLVGLYKGATACLLRDVPFSAIYFPTYAHLKSDFFGETATNKLGVVQLLTAGAIAGMPAAYLTTPCDVIKTRLQVEARKGETKYNGLRHCAATVWKEEGLAAFFKGGPARIMRSSPQFGFTLAAYEVLQKTFPMPGEGEAITPTGHVEPSVGGQGAKAPLPYLRSRNALKLILDLDQNIGRVQVPRSENWPKFLQSTK
- a CDS encoding cell division protein is translated as MIPRFLRRGRARKDSAKEISKEWNPATFYIIMFTLIGSQAIRMLTLKNGYAAYTRTTDAKIELLAEIIARVKSGEKVDVEKLLGTGDEAKEREWDEVLRDIEAEDSLWHEKKTAQSKTEKVQEPEKEQKQPAQPSEDQVTEEPVKTESMRKLRFY